One Dialister invisus DSM 15470 genomic region harbors:
- a CDS encoding CpXC domain-containing protein, which translates to MSLLETACPHCGKSMVFSPIDYINTEERPEMIQKVRDGEAFVSICGHCGKKSRMDYSFLYYQPSALFLVYYAADQEDYEKAWKMLTGQDRGRRLDEEKLRGVKKRLVTSREALREKLMILDSGFDDRVIELMKGLAFMSLRRHSPELHPERVLFDMGLTGTIIFVLRKREKSSRHMHLRRRCTEKLKRV; encoded by the coding sequence ATGTCTTTGCTTGAAACTGCCTGTCCTCACTGCGGAAAGTCTATGGTGTTTTCACCGATTGATTATATCAATACGGAAGAGCGGCCGGAGATGATACAAAAAGTGCGCGACGGAGAGGCTTTCGTGTCGATATGCGGCCATTGCGGTAAAAAGTCCCGTATGGACTATTCCTTTTTGTACTATCAGCCGTCGGCGCTGTTCCTGGTGTACTATGCAGCAGATCAGGAAGACTATGAAAAGGCGTGGAAGATGCTTACCGGGCAGGATAGAGGACGCCGCCTTGATGAAGAAAAACTTCGGGGCGTGAAGAAACGGCTTGTCACGTCACGGGAGGCACTTCGGGAAAAGCTTATGATCCTTGACAGCGGTTTCGATGATCGGGTCATTGAATTGATGAAGGGGCTTGCCTTTATGTCGCTCCGGCGTCATAGTCCCGAACTTCATCCGGAGCGTGTCCTTTTTGATATGGGGCTGACGGGAACCATTATTTTCGTTTTGAGGAAAAGGGAAAAGTCATCGCGGCATATGCATTTGAGGCGCCGATGTACCGAGAAATTGAAACGGGTGTGA
- a CDS encoding nitroreductase family protein, with translation MDAIECLVTRRSIRNYTKEPVSAGDIENVVEIAQMVSCWENTQPVRYVAVLDNDLKNRIADECTKKFPWNTENIHEAPALIVLCTVKGLSGYEPNGEASTTKGTHWQSFDAGMAADHFCLAARAVDLGTLIMGRYDEEKIKEILDLPEEYDVSCIIAVGHPEVIPAANERKPLKEVLTFR, from the coding sequence ATGGACGCAATCGAATGCCTGGTTACAAGGAGAAGTATCCGCAATTATACGAAAGAGCCTGTTTCCGCAGGGGACATCGAAAATGTGGTGGAAATCGCGCAGATGGTTTCCTGCTGGGAAAATACGCAGCCTGTCCGTTATGTAGCGGTGCTGGACAATGATCTGAAGAACCGTATTGCCGATGAATGCACGAAGAAGTTTCCCTGGAATACGGAAAATATCCATGAAGCGCCTGCGCTCATCGTGCTTTGCACAGTAAAAGGGCTTTCCGGCTATGAACCGAATGGAGAAGCGTCTACGACAAAGGGAACCCACTGGCAGTCTTTTGATGCGGGCATGGCAGCGGATCATTTCTGCCTTGCCGCACGGGCGGTGGATCTGGGGACGCTCATCATGGGACGGTATGACGAAGAAAAGATCAAAGAAATTCTTGATCTTCCCGAAGAGTATGATGTGTCCTGCATCATTGCGGTGGGCCATCCCGAAGTCATACCCGCTGCGAATGAAAGAAAGCCTTTAAAGGAAGTGCTGACTTTCAGATAA
- a CDS encoding alanine/ornithine racemase family PLP-dependent enzyme — protein MYPRLKIYLKRIEENTRVVKQLCAGHGIRVMGVTKACCGAPELAEAYLAGGLAMIGDSRVANLKKLENIEAEKWLIRPPMLSEIEDLVCYADVSLQSEMETVRAINKECEKQGKCHKIILMMDLGDIREGYVDEEELIAAAVETEKLSRVDLYGIGTNLTCFSFIQADEEKMERLAEMRKKVENAAGHTLEIVSGGNSAALDLMMRGGICEGVDNFRLGESLLFGKERSRYTFLPGTRNDGFILECEVVEAKVKPSLPWGTAGVDSYGRKPVFTNRGEKRKKVICAIGRQDFDAETATPVDEGILILGASSDHLMLDVTDSVKEYKVGDIVELRLGYFSVLRAFTSPYVEKIFLKK, from the coding sequence AGGCATGCTGCGGTGCGCCTGAACTGGCGGAAGCTTATCTGGCGGGCGGCCTTGCCATGATTGGCGATTCCCGCGTGGCGAATCTGAAGAAACTGGAAAATATCGAAGCGGAAAAGTGGCTCATCCGTCCGCCCATGCTTTCGGAAATAGAGGATCTGGTCTGCTATGCGGATGTGTCGCTTCAGTCTGAAATGGAAACCGTCCGTGCGATAAATAAGGAGTGTGAAAAGCAGGGGAAGTGCCATAAAATCATCCTCATGATGGATCTTGGCGATATCCGCGAGGGATATGTGGATGAAGAAGAATTGATTGCCGCTGCGGTGGAAACGGAAAAGCTTTCTCGTGTGGATCTTTACGGTATCGGCACCAACCTGACTTGCTTTTCTTTTATTCAGGCCGATGAGGAAAAAATGGAACGCCTTGCGGAAATGCGGAAGAAAGTGGAGAATGCCGCCGGCCATACATTGGAAATCGTCAGCGGAGGAAACAGTGCGGCCCTGGATCTCATGATGCGCGGAGGTATTTGTGAAGGGGTAGATAATTTCCGTCTTGGGGAAAGCCTTCTTTTCGGCAAGGAACGGAGCAGGTATACTTTCCTGCCGGGAACGAGGAATGACGGATTTATTCTGGAATGTGAAGTGGTGGAAGCGAAAGTCAAACCGAGCCTTCCCTGGGGAACGGCGGGGGTGGACAGCTATGGACGGAAACCCGTTTTTACAAACAGGGGTGAAAAGAGGAAAAAGGTCATCTGTGCCATCGGACGTCAGGATTTTGATGCGGAAACGGCAACGCCTGTGGATGAAGGCATTCTTATCTTAGGTGCCAGTTCGGATCATCTCATGCTGGATGTGACAGACAGCGTGAAGGAATACAAAGTGGGAGATATCGTGGAATTGCGGCTGGGGTATTTCTCCGTTCTCCGCGCTTTCACTTCGCCTTATGTGGAAAAGATATTTCTTAAAAAATGA